The Macaca nemestrina isolate mMacNem1 chromosome 12, mMacNem.hap1, whole genome shotgun sequence genome contains a region encoding:
- the LOC105469456 gene encoding LRRN4 C-terminal-like protein translates to MLGSPCLLWLLAVTFLVPRAQPLAPQDFEEEEEDETETAWPPLPAVPCDYDHCRHLQVPCKELQRAGPAACLCPGLSSPAQPPDPPRMGEVSIVAEEGRAVVHWCAPFSPVLHYWLLLWDGSEAAQKGPSLNATVRRAELKGLKPGGVYVVCVVAANEAGASRVPEAGREGLEGADIPAFGPCSRFAVPPNPRTLVHAAVGVGTVLALLSCAALVWHFCLRDRWGCPRRAVARAAGAL, encoded by the coding sequence ATGCTGGGCTCTCCCTGCCTTCTGTGGCTCCTGGCCGTGACCTTCTTGGTTCCCAGAGCTCAGCCCTTGGCCCCTCAAGActttgaagaagaggaagaagatgagACTGAGACGGCGTGGCCGCCTTTGCCGGCTGTCCCCTGCGACTACGACCACTGCCGACACCTGCAGGTGCCCTGTAAGGAGCTACAGAGGGCCGGGCCGGCGGCCTGCCTGTGCCCAGGActctccagccctgcccagccgCCCGACCCGCCGCGCATGGGAGAAGTGAGCATTGTGGCCGAAGAGGGCCGCGCAGTGGTCCACTGGTGTGCCCCCTTCTCCCCGGTCCTCCACTACTGGCTGCTGCTTTGGGACGGCAGCGAGGCTGCGCAGAAGGGGCCCTCGCTGAACGCTACGGTCCGCAGAGCCGAACTgaaggggctgaagccagggggCGTTTATGTCGTTTGCGTGGTGGCCGCTAACGAGGCTGGGGCAAGCCGCGTGCCTGAGGCTGGAAGAGAGGGCCTCGAGGGGGCCGACATCCCTGCCTTCGGGCCTTGCAGCCGCTTTGCAGTGCCGCCCAACCCCCGCACTCTGGTCCACGCCGCCGTCGGAGTGGGCACGGTCCTGGCCCTGCTGAGCTGTGCCGCCCTGGTGTGGCACTTCTGCCTACGCGATCGCTGGGGCTGCCCGCGCCGAGCCGTCGCCCGAGCAGCAGGGGCGCTCTGA
- the LOC105469455 gene encoding UBX domain-containing protein 1 isoform X1 has protein sequence MAELTALESLIEMGFPRGRAEKALALTGNQGIEAAMDWLMEHEDDPDVDEPLETPLGHILGREPTSSEQGGLEGSGSAAGEGKPILSEEERQEQTKRMLELVAQKQREREEREEREALERERQRRRQGQELSAARQRLQEDEMRRAAEERRREKAEELAARQRVREKIERDKAERAKKYGGSVGSQPPPPAPEPGPVPSSPSQEPPTKREYDQCRIQVRLPDGTSLTQTFRAREQLAAVRLYVELHRGEEPGGGQDPVQLLSGFPRRAFSEADMERPLQELGMAARLETRTWGSREACLGKGGMQREGVL, from the exons ATGGCGGAGCTGACGGCCCTTGAGAGTCTCATCGAGATGGGCTTCCCCAGGGGACGCGC GGAGAAGGCTCTGGCCCTCACAGGGAACCAGGGCATCGAGGCTGCGATGGACTG GCTGATGGAGCACGAAGACGACCCCGATGTAGACGAGCCTCTAGAGACCCCCCTTGGACATATCCTGGGACGGGAGCCCACTTCCTCAGAGCAAGGCGGCCTTGAAG GATCTGGTTCTGCTGCCGGAGAAGGCAAACCCATTTTGAGTGAAGAGGAAAGACAGGAACAGACTAAGAG GATGTTGGAGCTGGTGGCCCAGAAGCAGCGGGAGCGTGAAGAGAGAGAGGAACGGGAGGCACTGGAACGCGAACGGCAGCGCAGGAGACAAGGGCAAGAGTTGTCAGCAGCACGACAGCGGCTACAGGAAGATGAGATGCGCCGGGCTGCAGAGGAGAGGCGGAGGGAAAAGGCCGAGGAGTTAGCAGCCAG ACAAAGAGTTAGAGAAAAGATCGAGAGGGACAAAGCAGAAAGAGCCAAGAAG TATGGTGGCAGTGTGGGCTCTCAGCCACCCCCACCGGCACCAGAGCCAGGTCCTGTTCCCTCTTCTCCCAGCCAGGAGCCTCCCACCAAGCGGGAGTATGACCAGTGTCGCATACAG GTCAGGCTGCCAGATGGGACCTCACTGACCCAGACGTTCCGGGCCCGGGAACAGCTGGCAGCCGTGAGGCTCTATGTGGAGCTCCACCGTGGGGAGGAACCAGGAGGAGGCCAGGACCCTGTGCAGTTGCTCAGTGGCTTCCCCAGACGGGCCTTCTCAGAAGCTGACATGGAGCGGCCTCTGCAGGAGCTGGGTATGGCTGCAAGACTAGAAACCAGGACTTGGGGGAGTAGGGAGGCATGCTTGGGAAAAGGAGGGATGCAAAGAGAAGGGGTTTTGTGA
- the LOC105469455 gene encoding UBX domain-containing protein 1 isoform X2, which produces MAELTALESLIEMGFPRGRAEKALALTGNQGIEAAMDWLMEHEDDPDVDEPLETPLGHILGREPTSSEQGGLEGSGSAAGEGKPILSEEERQEQTKRMLELVAQKQREREEREEREALERERQRRRQGQELSAARQRLQEDEMRRAAEERRREKAEELAARQRVREKIERDKAERAKKYGGSVGSQPPPPAPEPGPVPSSPSQEPPTKREYDQCRIQVRLPDGTSLTQTFRAREQLAAVRLYVELHRGEEPGGGQDPVQLLSGFPRRAFSEADMERPLQELGLVPSAVLIVAKKCPS; this is translated from the exons ATGGCGGAGCTGACGGCCCTTGAGAGTCTCATCGAGATGGGCTTCCCCAGGGGACGCGC GGAGAAGGCTCTGGCCCTCACAGGGAACCAGGGCATCGAGGCTGCGATGGACTG GCTGATGGAGCACGAAGACGACCCCGATGTAGACGAGCCTCTAGAGACCCCCCTTGGACATATCCTGGGACGGGAGCCCACTTCCTCAGAGCAAGGCGGCCTTGAAG GATCTGGTTCTGCTGCCGGAGAAGGCAAACCCATTTTGAGTGAAGAGGAAAGACAGGAACAGACTAAGAG GATGTTGGAGCTGGTGGCCCAGAAGCAGCGGGAGCGTGAAGAGAGAGAGGAACGGGAGGCACTGGAACGCGAACGGCAGCGCAGGAGACAAGGGCAAGAGTTGTCAGCAGCACGACAGCGGCTACAGGAAGATGAGATGCGCCGGGCTGCAGAGGAGAGGCGGAGGGAAAAGGCCGAGGAGTTAGCAGCCAG ACAAAGAGTTAGAGAAAAGATCGAGAGGGACAAAGCAGAAAGAGCCAAGAAG TATGGTGGCAGTGTGGGCTCTCAGCCACCCCCACCGGCACCAGAGCCAGGTCCTGTTCCCTCTTCTCCCAGCCAGGAGCCTCCCACCAAGCGGGAGTATGACCAGTGTCGCATACAG GTCAGGCTGCCAGATGGGACCTCACTGACCCAGACGTTCCGGGCCCGGGAACAGCTGGCAGCCGTGAGGCTCTATGTGGAGCTCCACCGTGGGGAGGAACCAGGAGGAGGCCAGGACCCTGTGCAGTTGCTCAGTGGCTTCCCCAGACGGGCCTTCTCAGAAGCTGACATGGAGCGGCCTCTGCAGGAGCTGG gACTCGTGCCTTCTGCTGTTCTCATTGTGGCCAAGAAATGTCCCAGCTGA
- the LOC105469453 gene encoding ubiquinol-cytochrome-c reductase complex assembly factor 3, protein MEFLRKMLITVAVLGAGAGVGFALLAIVTPGEQRKQEMLKEMPLQDPRSREEMAKTQQLLVATLQEAATTQENVAWRKNWMVSEGGAGGRSP, encoded by the exons ATGGAGTTCTTGCGGAAAATGCTGATCACAGTCGCAGTGCTGGGCGCAGGGGCTGGCGTGGGCTTCGCGCTCCTTGCTATCGTGACCCCCGGAGAGCAGCGGAAGCAGGAAATGCTAAAG GAGATGCCACTGCAGGACCCGCGGAGCAGGGAGGAGATGGCCAAGACCCAGCAGCTATTGGTGGCCACTCTGCAGGAGGCAGCGACCACACAGGAGAACGTGGCCTGGAGGAAGAACTGGATGGTTAGCGAAGGCGGCGCCGGCGGGAGGTCACCGTGA